Proteins co-encoded in one Cervus canadensis isolate Bull #8, Minnesota chromosome 15, ASM1932006v1, whole genome shotgun sequence genomic window:
- the LOC122453924 gene encoding RWD domain-containing protein 1 translates to MTDYGEEQRNELEALESIYPDSFTVLSENPPSFTITVTSEAGENDETVQTTLKFTYSEKYPDEAPLYEIFAQLNLEDNDVADILKLLALQAEENLGMVMIFTLVSAVQEKLNEIVDQIKTRREEEKKQKEREAEEAEKQLFHGTPVTIENFLNWKAKFDAELLEIKKKRMKEEEQAGKNKLSGRQLFETDHNLDTSDIQFLEDAGNNVEVDESLFQEMDDLELEDDEDDPDYNPADRESDLTD, encoded by the coding sequence ATGACAGATTACGGCGAGGAGCAGCGCAACGAGCTGGAGGCTCTGGAGTCCATCTACCCTGACTCCTTCACAGTATTATCAGAAAATCCACCCAGCTTCACCATTACTGTGACATCTGAGGCTGGAGAAAATGATGAAACTGTCCAGACAACCCTCAAGTTTACATACAGTGAAAAATACCCAGATGAAGCTCCCCTTTATGAAATATTCGCCCAGTTAAATCTAGAAGATAATGATGtagcagacattttaaaattattagcaTTACAGGCAGAAGAAAACCTTGGAATGGTGATGATCTTCACCTTAGTGTCAGCTGTGcaagagaaattaaatgaaatagtagatcaaataaaaactagaagagaagaagaaaagaaacaaaaagaaagagaagcggAAGAAGCCGAGAAGCAATTATTCCATGGTACTCCTGTTACAATTGAGAATTTCTTAAATTGGAAGGCCAAGTTTGATGCAGaactcttggaaattaaaaagaaacggatgaaggaagaagagcaagcgggaaaaaataaattaagtggGAGACAACTATTTGAAACAGATCATAATCTTGACACATCTGATATCCAGTTCTTGGAAGATGCTGGAAACAACGTGGAGGTAGATGAGTCTTTGTTCCAGGAAATGGATGACTTGGAGCTGGAGGATGATGAAGATGATCCAGACTACAATCCTGCTGACCGGGAGAGTGACTTGACCGACTGA